A genome region from Maridesulfovibrio salexigens DSM 2638 includes the following:
- a CDS encoding fumarate reductase flavoprotein subunit — MQTYYSDLLVIGAGLAGERVAVEAAQEGFDVICLSIVPARRSHSSAAQGGMQAALGNCAKGEGDNVDVHFGDTVRGSDWGCDQEVARLFADAAPIEMRRLAHWGVPWNRVVPGKSFYFKGGEKFEKEEKEEKRGLITARSFGGTAKWRTCYTSDGTGHAVMCTMDNRCAELGIDVFDRKEAISLIHDGDKCTGAVVRCLRTGELEVFLSKATAICTGGFGRIYKATTNAVICDGGGHIIAHDTGVVPIGNPEAIQFHPTGIVPTDILVTEGCRGDGGTLLDVNEERFMNIYEPEKAELASRDVVSRWMTHHMRQGKGVKSAYGEHLWLDIRHLGDKHISTKLREVDEICHHFLNVDPRKQLIPVRPTQHYTMAGVRTNKDGAVYGLKGLFSAGEAACWDMHGFNRLGGNSLAETVVAGGIIGTKIVEFLKGYETDFKTSLVAEAVRKQQDRIEKLRSGANGKENVYRVREEMQDALMEGCFVFRNDAGLKKCIDTLQGTLEKARNVGLVSDGLGANHELAAALKIEGQVKLGLCIAKAALERTESRGSHNREDYTARDDKNWLNRTLAYWREGADMPELQYEDATPCYEIPPGDRGYGGGSIIEADKAEIEAKMIKK; from the coding sequence ATGCAAACATATTACTCTGATCTCCTTGTTATCGGCGCCGGATTGGCGGGCGAGCGCGTGGCTGTGGAGGCGGCCCAGGAAGGTTTTGATGTAATCTGTCTCTCAATTGTCCCGGCACGCCGATCTCATTCATCGGCAGCGCAGGGCGGCATGCAGGCCGCACTGGGTAACTGTGCCAAGGGCGAGGGAGACAACGTAGACGTCCACTTCGGCGACACTGTTCGCGGTTCCGACTGGGGCTGTGACCAGGAAGTGGCCCGTCTTTTCGCAGACGCAGCTCCCATTGAGATGCGCAGACTTGCACACTGGGGTGTGCCCTGGAACCGAGTTGTTCCCGGTAAATCCTTCTATTTCAAAGGTGGCGAGAAATTTGAAAAAGAAGAAAAAGAAGAAAAACGCGGTCTGATCACGGCCCGTTCCTTCGGCGGTACCGCTAAATGGCGTACCTGCTACACTTCCGATGGAACCGGACATGCGGTTATGTGTACTATGGATAACCGGTGTGCCGAACTCGGGATTGATGTTTTTGACCGCAAGGAAGCTATCTCCCTCATTCACGATGGCGATAAGTGTACCGGTGCGGTTGTCCGCTGCCTGCGTACGGGCGAACTGGAAGTGTTCCTTTCCAAGGCCACTGCCATCTGCACAGGCGGTTTCGGACGTATCTATAAAGCAACTACCAACGCAGTAATTTGTGATGGCGGTGGACACATTATTGCTCACGATACCGGTGTAGTACCTATCGGTAACCCGGAAGCAATTCAGTTCCACCCCACCGGAATCGTACCCACCGATATTCTGGTAACCGAAGGTTGCCGCGGTGACGGCGGTACGCTCCTTGACGTCAACGAAGAAAGGTTCATGAACATCTATGAACCGGAAAAAGCCGAACTGGCTTCCCGTGACGTTGTTTCCCGCTGGATGACTCACCATATGCGTCAGGGCAAGGGTGTTAAATCCGCTTACGGCGAACACCTCTGGCTGGATATCCGTCATCTCGGAGACAAACATATCTCCACCAAACTGCGTGAAGTAGATGAAATCTGTCATCACTTCCTTAACGTTGACCCCCGTAAACAGCTTATCCCGGTCCGTCCGACCCAGCATTACACCATGGCTGGCGTACGTACCAATAAAGATGGTGCGGTTTACGGCCTCAAGGGTCTGTTCTCCGCTGGTGAGGCTGCCTGCTGGGATATGCACGGTTTTAACCGTCTCGGCGGTAACTCACTTGCTGAAACCGTTGTTGCTGGCGGTATCATCGGTACCAAGATCGTTGAATTCCTCAAGGGTTACGAGACCGATTTCAAAACTTCCCTGGTTGCTGAAGCCGTTCGCAAACAGCAGGATCGTATTGAGAAACTGCGCAGCGGTGCCAACGGTAAGGAAAATGTCTACAGGGTCCGTGAAGAAATGCAGGATGCCCTCATGGAAGGCTGTTTTGTATTCAGAAATGATGCCGGACTCAAAAAATGTATTGATACCTTGCAGGGTACTCTTGAAAAAGCCCGCAATGTCGGCCTTGTCTCCGACGGTCTGGGTGCAAACCATGAATTGGCTGCGGCCCTTAAGATCGAAGGTCAGGTCAAACTGGGCCTGTGTATCGCTAAGGCTGCTCTTGAACGTACTGAAAGCCGTGGTTCCCATAACCGCGAGGATTACACCGCGCGTGATGACAAGAACTGGCTGAACAGAACTCTGGCTTACTGGCGTGAAGGCGCGGATATGCCTGAACTGCAGTACGAAGACGCGACTCCCTGTTACGAGATTCCTCCGGGAGACCGTGGTTATGGCGGCGGTTCCATCATCGAAGCCGACAAGGCCGAGATTGAAGCCAAGATGATCAAGAAATAA
- the pta gene encoding phosphate acetyltransferase has product MSKSLYIAATEARSGKSAIVLGVMQLLLTHLRKVAIFRPIIHDNFHERDHDIDLILRHFKLPQDYKTTYAYTQSEATRLLNDGKHSLLMENILDRFKKLEEDYDFVLCEGTDYLGGEAAVEFEINLDVASNLGCPVLAVLNAMDSYEDEICDLANRTVAMFEEKGLDVISVMVNRAAKEFSPDLGERLRRCLKSESSPLVYVLPDDKRLGNPTMSDVVKWLDCRVLYGRDRLDTPIDNYVVAAMQIENFLKYVNDGSLIITPGDRSDIILASLSSRLSDAYPNVSGILLTGGIKPAMTVHHLIEGWKGVPLPILVAPGHTHKTAQILRGLHGKIDPENQVKVLSAMGLFETCVDSHELQQKLVSSRSTRITPYMFEHTLLHKARENKQHIVLPEGKEERILRAADILRRRDVVNLTLLGNEQEIKKTASDIGISLNGIEIVDPVKSEYFDRFVDEYFELRKHKCIVKDDARDRMSDPTYFGTMMVYTGVADGMVSGSITTTAQTIRPAFEFIKTKPGFSIVSSVFLMCQNDRVMAYGDCAVNPNPNAQELAEIAISSAHTAKIFGIEPKVAMLSYSTGESGKGQSVDKVKEATELVRKIAPEIAVEGPLQFDAAVDPDVAAELMPDSDVAGQATVLIFPDLNTGNNTYKAVQRSQPESVAIGPVLQGLKKPVNDLSRGCTVRDVVNTVAITAIQAIAEKGI; this is encoded by the coding sequence ATGTCTAAGAGCTTATATATTGCGGCGACAGAGGCCCGGAGCGGAAAATCTGCAATTGTTCTCGGGGTTATGCAGCTGCTTTTGACCCACCTGCGTAAGGTGGCGATTTTCAGACCCATCATTCACGACAACTTCCATGAACGTGATCACGATATTGATCTAATTCTGCGTCATTTTAAACTTCCGCAGGACTACAAAACAACCTACGCCTATACCCAGAGTGAGGCCACACGTCTGCTTAATGATGGTAAGCATTCGTTGCTTATGGAAAACATTCTCGATCGCTTCAAGAAGCTGGAAGAGGATTATGATTTCGTACTCTGCGAGGGGACAGATTATCTCGGGGGGGAGGCGGCAGTTGAATTTGAGATAAATCTTGATGTAGCCAGTAATCTGGGCTGTCCGGTTCTGGCAGTACTCAATGCTATGGACAGTTACGAAGATGAAATCTGCGATCTTGCCAACCGCACCGTTGCCATGTTTGAGGAAAAAGGGCTGGATGTTATTTCGGTCATGGTCAACCGTGCAGCCAAGGAATTTTCTCCGGATCTAGGTGAAAGGCTGAGACGCTGTCTCAAAAGCGAAAGCAGTCCTCTGGTCTACGTACTGCCCGATGACAAGCGGCTGGGTAATCCGACCATGTCTGACGTTGTTAAATGGTTGGACTGCCGGGTGCTTTACGGACGTGACCGCCTTGATACGCCCATCGACAATTATGTTGTTGCGGCTATGCAGATTGAAAATTTTCTTAAGTACGTCAATGACGGCAGCCTGATCATTACTCCCGGCGACCGTTCCGACATTATTCTCGCCAGCTTGTCCTCGCGTCTTTCCGATGCTTACCCAAATGTCTCCGGAATTCTGCTTACCGGAGGAATCAAACCGGCCATGACCGTCCATCACTTAATAGAAGGATGGAAGGGCGTTCCCCTGCCTATTCTGGTTGCTCCGGGCCATACCCATAAGACCGCCCAGATCCTGCGCGGTCTGCATGGTAAGATTGATCCGGAAAATCAGGTTAAGGTACTTTCGGCCATGGGACTTTTTGAGACCTGTGTGGATTCGCATGAATTGCAGCAGAAATTGGTTTCCAGCCGTTCCACAAGAATTACGCCCTATATGTTTGAGCACACACTGTTGCACAAGGCCCGTGAGAATAAGCAGCACATAGTTTTACCCGAAGGCAAGGAGGAGCGAATCCTGCGGGCTGCGGATATTCTGCGCCGTAGGGATGTTGTCAATCTTACCCTGCTTGGGAATGAACAAGAGATCAAGAAGACTGCTTCGGATATCGGCATCAGCCTGAACGGTATAGAAATCGTTGATCCGGTAAAGTCAGAGTATTTTGACCGTTTTGTGGATGAATATTTCGAGCTGCGCAAGCATAAGTGCATTGTAAAGGATGATGCCCGTGACCGCATGAGCGATCCCACCTATTTTGGAACCATGATGGTGTATACTGGAGTCGCTGACGGCATGGTTTCCGGTTCCATTACCACCACGGCTCAGACTATTCGTCCGGCCTTTGAATTCATCAAAACCAAGCCCGGTTTTTCCATTGTTTCCAGTGTATTTCTCATGTGCCAGAATGACCGGGTAATGGCGTATGGTGATTGCGCGGTGAATCCTAATCCTAATGCACAGGAACTTGCCGAGATTGCTATCAGTTCCGCACATACAGCGAAAATATTTGGTATTGAACCAAAGGTAGCCATGCTTTCATATTCCACCGGAGAATCCGGCAAGGGACAGTCTGTGGATAAAGTCAAAGAGGCAACTGAGCTGGTTCGCAAAATAGCACCTGAAATTGCAGTGGAAGGGCCTTTGCAGTTTGATGCCGCTGTGGACCCGGATGTTGCTGCTGAGCTTATGCCGGACAGCGATGTCGCGGGACAGGCCACAGTTCTGATTTTCCCTGATTTAAATACCGGAAACAATACCTACAAGGCCGTGCAGCGATCCCAGCCGGAATCTGTTGCCATCGGTCCGGTCTTGCAAGGCTTGAAAAAACCGGTCAACGACCTGAGTCGCGGATGTACTGTACGTGATGTTGTCAACACTGTGGCTATTACTGCTATTCAGGCCATTGCGGAAAAGGGGATATAA
- a CDS encoding malic enzyme-like NAD(P)-binding protein: MALFTKQEALDYHSKGRRGKVEVVPVKPCNTQKDLSMAYSPGVAEACKEIAEDKEKSYLYTGRGNLVAVVSNGTAVLGLGNIGPEAGKPVMEGKGVLFKVFADVDVYDINLDVTDPDELCNIVKALEPTFGGINLEDIKAPECFYIEEKLKKEMNIPVFHDDQHGTAIISGAGLINAAEITGKKIEDMRLVVSGAGAAAIACTNFYMALGIKRENVAMFDSRGHINKSREGLNEQKLQFATDKEYKDLADAMNGADLFLGLSVKGMVTKEMVKSMADSPIIFACANPDPEISYTDAKEARPDAIMGTGRSDFPNQVNNVLGFPFIFRGALDVNASAINEEMKIAAATALAALAKEPAPDYVCEAYGVDKLEYGIDYIIPKPLDLRLIEWESAAVAQAAMDTGVARKKIDIEEYKKELRERLAASRKRVGEFLDTYDLDI, encoded by the coding sequence ATGGCTCTTTTCACTAAACAGGAAGCTCTCGATTATCATTCCAAAGGTAGAAGAGGTAAAGTGGAAGTCGTTCCCGTAAAACCTTGCAATACCCAGAAAGACCTTTCCATGGCTTACAGCCCCGGTGTTGCCGAAGCCTGCAAGGAAATTGCTGAAGATAAAGAGAAATCCTATCTCTACACCGGCCGTGGAAACCTTGTTGCGGTTGTTTCCAACGGTACTGCTGTTCTCGGTCTCGGTAATATCGGTCCTGAAGCCGGTAAACCGGTTATGGAAGGTAAGGGTGTTCTCTTCAAGGTTTTCGCAGACGTTGACGTTTACGACATCAACCTTGACGTTACTGATCCTGATGAGCTCTGCAACATCGTAAAAGCCCTTGAGCCTACCTTCGGCGGTATCAACCTTGAAGATATCAAGGCTCCTGAGTGCTTCTACATTGAAGAAAAGCTTAAAAAAGAAATGAATATCCCGGTCTTCCACGATGACCAGCACGGTACCGCGATTATTTCCGGTGCGGGCCTGATCAACGCTGCTGAAATAACCGGTAAGAAAATTGAAGATATGCGTCTGGTTGTTTCCGGCGCAGGTGCTGCGGCTATCGCTTGCACCAACTTCTATATGGCTCTGGGTATCAAGCGTGAAAATGTTGCCATGTTCGACTCTCGCGGTCACATCAACAAGAGCCGTGAAGGTCTGAATGAGCAGAAACTTCAGTTTGCAACTGACAAGGAATATAAAGACCTTGCAGACGCGATGAATGGTGCTGACCTCTTCCTCGGTCTTTCCGTTAAGGGAATGGTAACCAAGGAAATGGTTAAATCTATGGCTGATTCTCCGATCATTTTCGCCTGCGCGAACCCCGATCCTGAAATCTCCTATACTGATGCCAAAGAAGCCCGCCCTGACGCAATCATGGGTACCGGACGTTCCGACTTCCCCAACCAGGTTAACAATGTTCTCGGTTTCCCTTTCATCTTCCGCGGTGCACTTGATGTAAACGCAAGTGCCATCAATGAAGAAATGAAAATTGCTGCGGCAACTGCTCTTGCTGCTCTGGCAAAAGAACCGGCTCCGGATTACGTCTGCGAAGCTTATGGTGTGGATAAGCTCGAATACGGCATCGACTACATCATTCCCAAACCGCTCGACCTGCGTCTGATTGAATGGGAATCCGCCGCTGTTGCACAGGCTGCAATGGATACCGGTGTAGCACGCAAGAAGATTGATATCGAAGAATACAAGAAAGAACTGCGCGAACGTCTGGCTGCTTCCAGAAAACGCGTCGGAGAGTTTCTTGATACTTATGATTTAGATATCTAG
- a CDS encoding linear amide C-N hydrolase yields the protein MKIKLCDLMQRWFLCLSLVVVMMLFLPVKSAWPCSRILYETGAGTYITGRSMDWSDPAAKTRLWVFPRGMERDGGTGKKAIQWTSKYGSVVTSFYDIATADGMNEVGLAGNVLYLAETDYGDASKTGKPTIKIGAWLQYYLDNFATVKEAVNAMVPPPFSVVAPTLPNGREATVHVSLSDATGDSAIFEYLGGKLIIHHGSGYKVMTNSPTYDQQLALNAYWDQIGGNSFLPGTISAADRFVRLSYNLKSSPKFKDPKLAVASVFSQMRAISVPLGMADPDHPNISMTLWRTVSDQGSKVYYFDSAIMPSVCWVDFSKVDFKKGSGARQIDIGTETELANEVSAEFTPAEPFKW from the coding sequence ATGAAAATCAAATTATGTGATTTAATGCAGCGTTGGTTTTTATGCCTTTCTCTGGTTGTTGTGATGATGTTGTTTCTACCTGTTAAATCAGCATGGCCCTGTTCTCGAATTCTATATGAAACGGGAGCAGGGACATACATTACAGGTAGGAGTATGGATTGGAGTGACCCTGCAGCAAAGACACGTCTGTGGGTTTTTCCACGAGGAATGGAACGTGACGGAGGTACCGGTAAGAAAGCTATACAGTGGACTTCAAAGTATGGCTCAGTCGTCACTTCCTTTTATGATATAGCAACTGCCGATGGCATGAATGAAGTCGGGCTTGCCGGAAACGTTCTTTATCTTGCTGAAACTGATTATGGTGATGCCTCAAAAACCGGAAAGCCTACCATCAAAATTGGTGCATGGTTGCAGTATTATCTGGATAATTTCGCTACGGTGAAAGAAGCTGTAAATGCTATGGTGCCCCCTCCATTTTCTGTAGTGGCTCCTACTTTACCTAACGGGCGGGAAGCCACTGTGCATGTCTCTTTGTCCGATGCTACTGGGGATTCGGCCATTTTTGAGTATTTAGGTGGAAAGCTCATAATTCATCATGGCTCGGGATATAAGGTTATGACCAATTCGCCCACTTATGATCAGCAGCTTGCATTGAATGCATACTGGGATCAGATAGGTGGAAATAGTTTTTTACCGGGCACAATCAGTGCTGCCGACCGTTTCGTAAGATTAAGTTACAATCTGAAATCATCGCCTAAATTTAAAGATCCTAAGCTCGCGGTAGCCTCTGTTTTCTCACAAATGCGTGCGATCAGCGTTCCTCTCGGTATGGCTGACCCTGATCATCCGAATATTTCCATGACTCTTTGGCGGACAGTGTCGGATCAAGGATCGAAAGTTTACTATTTTGATTCAGCTATCATGCCTTCTGTGTGCTGGGTAGATTTTAGTAAGGTGGATTTCAAGAAAGGTTCGGGAGCAAGGCAAATTGATATCGGCACGGAGACAGAGCTTGCAAATGAAGTCTCCGCTGAATTCACGCCTGCGGAACCTTTTAAATGGTAG
- a CDS encoding Fe-S-containing hydro-lyase gives MAEYKLTTPLTDEDMVQLKAGDVVKLTGTIYTARDAAHKRLCDLLDKGEELPFDLKGSVVYYVGPSPAPPGKPIGSAGPTTSYRMDTYAPRLHSLGQKASIGKGKRNDEVKQALKDYKAVYFGATGGAGALLSMCIKEAKVIAFDELGPEAIRELTVEEFPLLVINDSHGGELYAVPDRKAAGLE, from the coding sequence ATGGCTGAATACAAACTTACCACCCCGCTTACTGATGAAGATATGGTCCAGCTCAAGGCCGGAGATGTGGTCAAACTGACCGGAACCATCTATACCGCCCGCGATGCTGCGCACAAAAGGCTTTGTGACCTGCTTGATAAAGGAGAGGAACTGCCTTTCGATTTGAAAGGTTCGGTGGTTTATTACGTAGGCCCCAGTCCGGCTCCTCCGGGCAAACCTATCGGTTCTGCCGGCCCGACCACAAGTTACCGCATGGACACCTATGCACCCCGTCTGCACAGTCTCGGCCAGAAGGCCAGCATAGGTAAGGGTAAACGTAATGATGAGGTGAAGCAGGCCCTGAAGGATTATAAAGCTGTTTATTTCGGAGCTACCGGAGGTGCTGGTGCTCTGCTTTCCATGTGCATCAAGGAAGCGAAAGTTATCGCTTTTGATGAACTTGGCCCCGAAGCCATCCGGGAATTGACTGTTGAGGAATTTCCTCTGCTGGTCATCAATGATTCCCACGGTGGAGAATTGTACGCCGTCCCCGATCGTAAGGCGGCTGGTCTTGAGTAA
- a CDS encoding fumarate hydratase, with translation MRTIKAEQVIDAVAKMCVSANRYLPEDVKKRFNECAAAEDSPAAKEVFRQIKENWELAAESGLPLCQDTGLAVFIVEMGEDVRVEGMNIRDAINEGTRKGYEEGFLRKSSCDPLTRANTKDNTPAIIHFDIVPGDKIKITFMAKGGGSENMSRVTMLAPAQGWEGIKKFVIERVAEAGPNPCPPTMVGIGVGGTFEYSALLAKKSLMRKVGEPHPDPEIAKMEAELMEEINKLGIGPMGLGGKTTVFDVKIEMRPCHIASLPLAVNIQCHSSRHEEVEL, from the coding sequence ATGCGTACCATTAAAGCTGAACAGGTTATCGATGCCGTGGCGAAAATGTGCGTAAGCGCAAACCGCTACCTGCCTGAAGACGTGAAAAAGCGTTTTAACGAATGCGCTGCTGCCGAGGATTCCCCGGCAGCCAAGGAAGTGTTCAGACAGATCAAAGAAAACTGGGAGCTGGCTGCTGAATCCGGTCTGCCTCTGTGTCAGGATACCGGATTGGCTGTCTTCATAGTTGAAATGGGCGAAGATGTGCGTGTTGAAGGCATGAACATCCGTGACGCCATCAACGAAGGTACCCGTAAAGGTTACGAAGAGGGATTCCTGCGCAAGTCTTCCTGCGATCCTCTGACCCGTGCCAATACCAAGGACAACACCCCGGCCATTATCCATTTTGACATTGTCCCCGGTGACAAGATCAAAATCACTTTCATGGCTAAGGGTGGCGGTTCCGAGAACATGAGCCGGGTGACCATGCTTGCTCCGGCACAGGGCTGGGAAGGCATCAAGAAATTCGTCATCGAACGTGTTGCCGAAGCCGGACCCAACCCATGTCCCCCGACAATGGTAGGTATCGGCGTGGGTGGAACTTTTGAATATTCCGCACTGCTGGCTAAAAAATCCTTGATGCGCAAAGTGGGCGAGCCCCATCCTGATCCTGAGATTGCCAAGATGGAAGCTGAGCTCATGGAAGAGATCAACAAGCTCGGCATCGGGCCCATGGGACTGGGCGGCAAGACTACCGTCTTTGACGTCAAGATCGAAATGCGCCCCTGCCACATTGCGTCCCTGCCGCTGGCGGTGAACATCCAGTGCCATTCTTCAAGGCACGAGGAGGTGGAACTCTAA
- a CDS encoding fumarate reductase iron-sulfur subunit has protein sequence MSRQLEFDIFRYNPQDKGSVPHMQTFVLDETENMTLFIALNRLREEQDPGLIFDFCCRAGICGACAMVVNGKPRLACQTKTVDLPERITLLPLPVYKLIGDLSVDTGVWFREMYQTTESWIHTTKTFDPNAIEERMENEVAEQIYELERCIECGCCVAACGTARLRDDFLGAASLNRVARFVVDPRDQRTDRDYFEIIGNDEGIFGCMGLLGCEDVCPKNLPLQNQLGFLRRKMGITAIKEIFRK, from the coding sequence ATGAGCAGACAACTCGAATTTGATATATTCCGCTACAATCCTCAGGATAAGGGGTCGGTTCCGCACATGCAGACCTTTGTGCTGGATGAAACCGAGAACATGACTCTGTTTATTGCGCTGAACCGTTTGCGCGAAGAGCAGGACCCCGGCCTGATTTTTGACTTCTGTTGCCGTGCCGGTATCTGCGGTGCCTGTGCAATGGTGGTCAACGGTAAACCCCGTCTGGCCTGCCAGACCAAAACAGTTGACCTTCCTGAACGCATAACCCTGCTGCCCCTGCCCGTATATAAACTGATCGGCGACCTTTCAGTTGATACCGGTGTCTGGTTCAGGGAAATGTATCAGACCACAGAATCATGGATTCATACTACCAAAACCTTTGATCCCAATGCCATTGAAGAGCGTATGGAGAATGAGGTTGCCGAGCAGATCTACGAACTGGAACGCTGCATTGAATGCGGCTGCTGTGTTGCCGCTTGCGGTACCGCACGCCTTCGTGACGACTTCCTCGGTGCTGCATCCTTGAACCGTGTGGCCCGTTTCGTAGTCGACCCCCGCGATCAGCGTACCGACCGCGACTACTTTGAAATTATCGGTAATGATGAAGGTATCTTCGGCTGCATGGGCTTGCTCGGCTGTGAAGATGTCTGCCCCAAGAATCTTCCGTTGCAGAACCAGCTCGGTTTCCTGCGCCGCAAGATGGGTATCACCGCAATCAAGGAAATATTCAGGAAGTAA